Proteins co-encoded in one Candidatus Bathyarchaeota archaeon genomic window:
- a CDS encoding proteasome assembly chaperone 4 family protein, with translation MERAKVVKEELLEQDTLFLAVYVEAKNSIMIMLSEKEDKLGTMAIAVPKFKDVGQVTSSVLLGDRNVISARMFAEHVASKKGKIAMVSVYLEKVGEMQAQSFFMHLIDKLIKTDSPKESTAI, from the coding sequence ATGGAACGCGCCAAAGTCGTAAAAGAAGAGCTCCTTGAACAGGACACACTTTTTTTGGCAGTTTATGTGGAGGCAAAAAACTCCATCATGATAATGCTCAGTGAAAAAGAGGACAAGCTAGGAACAATGGCAATTGCTGTTCCCAAATTCAAAGATGTTGGTCAAGTTACTTCTTCAGTGCTTTTAGGAGACCGAAACGTTATCTCTGCGCGCATGTTTGCTGAGCACGTTGCTTCCAAGAAGGGCAAAATCGCCATGGTCTCCGTTTACCTGGAAAAGGTCGGAGAGATGCAGGCGCAATCATTCTTCATGCACCTCATAGACAAACTCATCAAAACAGATAGCCCCAAAGAATCCACTGCAATCTAA
- a CDS encoding glycosidase, which produces MERFSGNPILTAIEGHAWESREVFNAAAVYLDGKIHILYRAIGNDHVSRIGYATSTDGFHIEERLPDPVFEPATEPEKDGCEDPRIVHIDDQLILTYTALREYSHLQVYQAALTSISKDDFLNRTWKWGSRRLPFPGIRNKNSVVFPQKIGSRYAMLHRIEPDMCIAYSDDLTRWCDIMAVMGPRANSWDNWKIGIAGPPMKITEGWLIIYHGVSVDRMYFLGFALLDAEHPEHVLFRSKEYLLSPKEDYERFGKVPNVVFSTGNIIIDDKLFVYYGGADSVLCVATIGLDKLLSQIRR; this is translated from the coding sequence ATGGAACGCTTTTCAGGCAACCCGATTTTAACCGCGATAGAAGGGCATGCTTGGGAGTCACGCGAGGTATTCAATGCCGCAGCGGTTTATCTCGACGGAAAAATCCATATTCTTTACCGAGCCATCGGTAACGACCACGTTTCAAGGATAGGCTACGCAACATCGACTGACGGTTTTCATATAGAGGAGCGTTTACCTGACCCTGTTTTTGAGCCAGCCACAGAGCCTGAAAAGGACGGGTGCGAAGACCCAAGAATAGTTCACATCGACGACCAGCTTATACTAACTTACACGGCACTTAGAGAATACAGCCACTTACAAGTTTACCAAGCAGCGCTAACATCGATTTCGAAAGATGATTTTCTTAACAGAACATGGAAATGGGGCTCTCGCAGGCTTCCCTTTCCAGGAATACGGAACAAGAACTCGGTTGTTTTTCCCCAAAAGATAGGCAGCAGATACGCTATGCTTCACCGCATTGAACCGGACATGTGCATTGCTTACTCTGATGATTTGACGCGATGGTGCGATATTATGGCGGTTATGGGGCCAAGAGCTAACAGTTGGGACAACTGGAAAATCGGCATCGCTGGACCACCCATGAAAATTACCGAGGGATGGTTAATCATATATCATGGAGTTAGTGTTGACCGAATGTACTTTTTAGGATTCGCTCTTCTTGATGCTGAGCACCCTGAGCATGTTCTGTTTCGCTCAAAAGAGTATCTTTTGTCGCCAAAAGAGGATTATGAACGGTTCGGCAAAGTGCCCAACGTAGTTTTTAGCACTGGCAACATCATTATAGATGACAAACTCTTTGTGTATTATGGTGGAGCAGACAGCGTGCTCTGTGTTGCCACGATTGGTTTAGATAAGCTTTTGTCACAAATTCGCAGATAG
- a CDS encoding L-threonylcarbamoyladenylate synthase produces MKQTLVLKVNAENPEPAKIQTAAQIIQNGGLVAFPTETVYGLGADALNPKAILALFEAKKRPLDNPPIVHVASISEVYPLVTGVPAKAELLMKQFWPGPLTLIFKRSKLVPSVTTAGLDTVAIRMPKHKVALELIKQSRRPIAAPSANLAGKPSPTTASHVYEDLNGRIDAIIDGGDTNIGVESTVLDLSVEPSMLLRPGGTPFEALKSVLGDVKLHPFVQAEQELPLQQIRSPGMKHKHYAPRTEVILVEGSVQAVIGKVKELAEAYKRKGAKVGILATDETQSAYKASIIRSLGSRFNLASVAQSLFRLLREVDAENVDVIIAEGVPSEGLGLAVMNRLRKASGYHIIKVD; encoded by the coding sequence ATGAAACAAACCCTCGTGCTCAAAGTTAATGCAGAGAATCCAGAGCCAGCAAAAATACAAACCGCAGCCCAAATCATACAAAACGGTGGATTAGTAGCGTTCCCCACAGAGACCGTTTACGGCTTAGGCGCAGACGCACTAAACCCCAAGGCGATTCTGGCTCTTTTTGAAGCTAAAAAACGACCATTGGATAATCCGCCAATAGTTCATGTGGCAAGCATAAGCGAGGTTTACCCGCTGGTTACAGGTGTCCCTGCTAAAGCTGAACTGCTAATGAAACAGTTTTGGCCTGGCCCCTTAACTCTCATTTTTAAACGCTCAAAATTGGTTCCGAGCGTGACAACCGCAGGCTTAGACACGGTAGCCATCCGCATGCCAAAACACAAAGTAGCCCTCGAACTTATCAAACAAAGCCGCCGCCCCATCGCGGCGCCAAGCGCAAACCTCGCAGGCAAACCCAGCCCAACCACCGCCAGCCACGTCTACGAAGACCTCAACGGAAGAATCGACGCTATCATAGACGGAGGCGATACAAACATTGGTGTGGAATCCACGGTTTTGGATTTGAGTGTTGAACCCTCGATGCTTCTGCGTCCTGGGGGAACGCCGTTTGAAGCCTTAAAGAGCGTGCTTGGCGACGTGAAACTTCACCCGTTTGTGCAAGCTGAACAGGAGCTACCCCTGCAGCAGATTCGTTCGCCTGGAATGAAGCATAAGCATTATGCGCCGAGGACTGAAGTGATTCTTGTCGAGGGTAGCGTTCAGGCAGTAATTGGCAAAGTTAAGGAACTTGCAGAAGCCTACAAGCGTAAAGGCGCAAAGGTTGGCATACTTGCTACTGATGAAACCCAAAGCGCTTACAAAGCGAGCATAATTCGGTCTCTTGGCAGCCGCTTTAATTTGGCATCTGTTGCCCAAAGCCTGTTTCGTTTACTGCGGGAAGTTGACGCTGAAAACGTTGATGTTATAATAGCTGAGGGTGTGCCTTCTGAGGGGCTTGGTTTAGCCGTGATGAATAGGCTCCGCAAAGCCTCAGGCTACCACATAATCAAAGTAGACTAA
- a CDS encoding putative metallopeptidase has translation MRYYDAPEIKKQVDQLAEECEFYHVVPQFVFCVRSRGSKARRTIARIHGLGRIWQGVLNLPPSYTIEVISEIYDKMSPEDQEKTLIHELMHIPGGFSGGFRPHKGYVERKNVEMVYKKLQSDRAAKRQKKLFP, from the coding sequence ATAAGATATTATGACGCCCCAGAAATAAAAAAGCAAGTCGACCAGCTTGCGGAAGAATGCGAATTCTACCACGTCGTCCCCCAATTCGTCTTCTGCGTCCGAAGCAGGGGCTCCAAAGCTCGCCGCACAATCGCTCGCATCCACGGTTTAGGCAGAATCTGGCAAGGAGTCCTAAACCTTCCCCCCTCATACACCATCGAAGTCATCTCCGAAATCTACGACAAAATGTCACCTGAAGACCAAGAAAAAACCCTCATTCATGAACTAATGCACATCCCCGGCGGCTTCTCAGGCGGTTTTCGACCACACAAAGGATACGTTGAGAGAAAAAACGTTGAAATGGTCTACAAAAAACTGCAAAGCGACCGCGCTGCAAAACGCCAAAAAAAGCTGTTTCCCTGA
- a CDS encoding cupin domain-containing protein — protein MRIVKVEDTESFPNAHGVDARRIFESKDADVIHMALGAGQSLKRHTTPEGVFFYILEGKGVVEVGEEAQEVEKDTIIDSPKGIPHLLRNTGEGVFRFLVVKLPKTA, from the coding sequence ATGAGAATCGTTAAGGTTGAAGATACTGAGTCTTTCCCGAATGCTCACGGGGTTGACGCGCGAAGAATCTTTGAATCAAAAGACGCTGACGTTATCCACATGGCCTTGGGGGCTGGTCAGAGTCTTAAGCGGCACACTACGCCTGAGGGCGTGTTCTTCTACATTTTGGAGGGCAAGGGTGTTGTTGAGGTCGGCGAAGAAGCCCAAGAAGTGGAAAAGGACACAATAATCGACAGTCCGAAGGGGATTCCGCATCTTCTTCGCAACACCGGAGAGGGCGTTTTCAGGTTTCTTGTGGTGAAACTGCCAAAAACAGCCTAA
- a CDS encoding PHD finger domain-containing protein: MKDECGICGRVIQTTYMRKCERCKKLFCRDCMTPDVATGDPTKMLCLHCARRIVSPRTASKYAGLESHLKFRASFTNLVKLSFARIDGLIGSNLPMNAYRDPAWWSNNSSSIHTKAWLNAGWEVQEVNLKEGHVTFKKVRDAPFKKSKRTKLEITQPFTPVPIHKPKSKVPSKTKVSKLYARIKNLERQRAMVRQPIRGFKPKSQYQKKLFKPNEKPQ; encoded by the coding sequence TTGAAAGATGAATGCGGCATATGCGGCAGAGTAATACAAACTACATACATGCGCAAGTGCGAACGTTGCAAAAAACTGTTCTGCCGAGACTGTATGACCCCAGATGTTGCCACAGGCGACCCAACCAAAATGCTTTGCCTGCACTGCGCCAGACGAATAGTTTCACCACGAACCGCATCCAAGTACGCTGGACTTGAAAGCCACCTAAAATTCCGAGCGTCATTCACAAACCTAGTGAAGCTTTCATTTGCACGCATCGACGGCTTAATCGGCAGCAACCTCCCAATGAACGCTTACCGAGACCCTGCATGGTGGAGCAACAACTCATCAAGCATCCACACGAAGGCTTGGCTAAATGCAGGCTGGGAAGTGCAGGAAGTCAACCTCAAAGAAGGGCACGTTACATTCAAGAAAGTGCGTGATGCTCCATTCAAGAAATCCAAGCGGACGAAGCTAGAAATCACTCAACCATTCACGCCTGTACCAATTCATAAACCAAAATCAAAAGTGCCGTCCAAAACCAAAGTCTCCAAGCTCTATGCACGCATAAAAAACCTTGAACGACAGCGAGCCATGGTACGCCAGCCAATTAGGGGTTTTAAGCCTAAATCACAATACCAAAAGAAACTTTTCAAACCTAACGAAAAACCACAATAA
- a CDS encoding right-handed parallel beta-helix repeat-containing protein gives MNKSVPTIIIMVIIAASSILMTEPAEASGNVIVVPDDFPTINQAIQNATEGDTILVRQGMYNETLVIDKAITLKGEDTNKTIINGNMSGTVIQILYDNVAITGFTVTYSTTPNTPRRYYQHNIPQEWLPMTHNGWALSSGYPLDGGYFVRKTQFRLSGIHIQNAKNCHISGNKISDCGVGMWLWRASQNNITGNILVQNDYGMQVESSRNNSISGNTFLNNGGGVWLPQLNWMSGWGTDRKTVNNTFTENNFIGNQKAIEPQSLTNTTNYWDNGTVGNYWELYNGTDSNQDGISEKPYQIIGEYFTGGYHQHGIWKEQVYGVDNYPLMEPFNTTNMFVVYTPPPSSPPTEQKPLNLSEHTKTTLAIVATGITIAAVAGIAVHFYFKKRQH, from the coding sequence ATGAACAAATCAGTACCCACTATCATAATCATGGTAATTATAGCCGCCTCCAGCATACTCATGACTGAACCAGCAGAGGCAAGTGGCAACGTGATTGTTGTTCCAGACGATTTCCCAACTATAAATCAGGCAATCCAGAACGCTACAGAAGGCGACACCATCCTCGTCAGACAGGGCATGTACAACGAAACCCTAGTAATCGACAAAGCCATAACACTGAAAGGAGAAGATACAAACAAAACAATTATAAACGGAAACATGTCTGGAACTGTAATCCAAATCCTATACGACAACGTCGCAATAACAGGTTTCACCGTCACCTATTCAACAACGCCCAACACGCCAAGAAGATACTACCAGCATAACATTCCCCAAGAATGGCTTCCTATGACGCATAATGGCTGGGCGCTCTCAAGTGGCTACCCGCTGGATGGCGGCTACTTTGTCAGGAAGACCCAGTTTAGGCTATCAGGAATCCACATCCAAAACGCCAAAAACTGTCACATCTCTGGCAACAAAATATCTGACTGCGGTGTAGGCATGTGGCTTTGGAGAGCTTCTCAGAATAATATTACTGGAAATATCTTGGTTCAGAACGATTACGGTATGCAGGTTGAGTCCTCAAGAAACAACAGCATTAGTGGCAACACCTTTTTGAATAATGGCGGTGGCGTATGGCTTCCACAACTCAACTGGATGAGCGGCTGGGGCACTGACAGAAAAACCGTCAACAATACATTCACCGAAAACAACTTTATCGGCAACCAGAAAGCAATAGAGCCGCAGAGCCTAACAAACACCACAAACTACTGGGACAACGGCACAGTAGGAAACTATTGGGAACTATACAACGGCACCGACAGCAACCAAGACGGAATCAGCGAAAAACCCTACCAAATTATCGGCGAATATTTTACAGGCGGATACCACCAACACGGCATCTGGAAAGAGCAAGTCTACGGTGTAGATAACTATCCGCTTATGGAGCCCTTTAACACAACCAACATGTTTGTTGTTTACACACCGCCCCCATCCTCACCACCAACGGAACAAAAGCCCCTAAACTTATCCGAGCACACCAAAACAACTCTCGCTATAGTTGCCACTGGCATAACCATAGCCGCTGTAGCAGGAATAGCAGTTCACTTTTACTTCAAAAAGCGCCAGCATTAA
- a CDS encoding GNAT family N-acetyltransferase, with product MIQKLTNADFQTILTVVNDAAIAYKGKIPADRWKEPYMPAQELEEEIERGVQFYGWTEKGTTIAVMGIQLVNDVTLIRHAYTLTSHQRRGFGEKLLNYLLSLAQTRKILVGTWASAPWAISFYEKHGFRLVSTEEKNNLLHKYWNIPERQVETSVVLELKG from the coding sequence ATGATTCAAAAGCTTACAAACGCTGACTTTCAAACAATCCTAACCGTGGTAAACGATGCCGCCATCGCTTACAAGGGAAAAATCCCAGCCGACAGGTGGAAAGAACCCTACATGCCAGCGCAAGAATTAGAAGAGGAAATCGAAAGGGGTGTCCAATTCTACGGCTGGACAGAAAAAGGCACAACTATCGCTGTTATGGGCATCCAGCTGGTAAACGATGTCACCTTAATACGGCATGCCTACACGCTTACGAGCCACCAGCGCAGAGGGTTCGGGGAAAAACTCCTAAACTACCTGCTAAGCTTAGCGCAAACCCGCAAGATTTTGGTGGGCACTTGGGCATCAGCGCCATGGGCAATTAGCTTCTACGAAAAACATGGCTTCAGACTGGTTTCAACAGAAGAAAAGAATAACTTGCTCCATAAGTACTGGAACATTCCAGAACGCCAAGTAGAAACATCAGTTGTACTTGAACTAAAAGGCTAA
- a CDS encoding acyltransferase family protein encodes MANIGTQTAGATAAPYSVDLIRSLAILLVVLVHATAFPYIIPGEITPTVMKTWWTIDIYAAVANLAVPLFVMLSGALLLDPAKADEPLKVFFKKRFMRVGLPMIFWTIAYFGWGVFVSGQPLTVNSVLQGLLSGSYYHLWFLYLLVGLYLATPVLRVIVKHVNRDKFKYLLVLWFIGNTAVPFINQFASFGFNPVMFVFTGWIGYFLLGIYLLKVKARSWVAILGVVTGVSATIFGSWWITATAGEKFTGFFHEPLNVTLIMASTSLFLLLTAIPKSKIENGHPIANNLLHWISQNTLPIYLLHIIVMETIKAGFLGFTLNMNTMNPIIEIPLLTIITFALTAAIVYPLKKIPFIKQIIG; translated from the coding sequence ATGGCGAATATTGGAACCCAAACAGCAGGAGCAACAGCAGCACCATACTCAGTTGATTTAATCCGCTCCCTCGCCATTCTACTCGTTGTTCTTGTCCACGCCACAGCATTTCCATACATTATCCCGGGCGAGATCACACCCACAGTTATGAAAACATGGTGGACAATAGACATCTACGCAGCTGTTGCAAACCTAGCCGTTCCCCTGTTTGTCATGTTAAGCGGCGCACTGCTCCTTGACCCTGCAAAGGCCGACGAACCACTCAAAGTCTTCTTCAAAAAACGCTTCATGCGCGTGGGGCTACCCATGATTTTCTGGACCATAGCCTACTTCGGCTGGGGCGTATTCGTCAGCGGGCAACCACTTACAGTAAACAGTGTACTGCAAGGGCTACTCTCCGGCTCATACTACCACCTCTGGTTCCTCTACCTGCTAGTCGGACTCTACCTCGCCACACCCGTCCTGCGTGTGATAGTCAAACATGTTAACCGAGACAAATTCAAGTACCTGCTAGTCCTGTGGTTCATCGGCAACACCGCCGTTCCATTCATCAACCAATTCGCCTCTTTCGGTTTTAACCCCGTAATGTTTGTTTTCACAGGCTGGATAGGCTACTTCCTCTTAGGCATTTACTTACTCAAGGTCAAAGCCCGTTCGTGGGTAGCGATACTTGGCGTTGTCACAGGAGTTTCGGCAACAATATTTGGGTCATGGTGGATAACCGCTACTGCAGGCGAAAAATTCACCGGTTTTTTCCATGAACCCCTAAACGTCACCCTTATAATGGCATCAACATCACTTTTTCTTCTCTTAACCGCCATTCCAAAAAGCAAAATCGAAAATGGTCACCCCATAGCTAACAACTTGCTGCATTGGATAAGCCAAAACACCCTACCGATTTACCTGTTACACATCATTGTGATGGAGACGATTAAGGCTGGCTTCTTGGGCTTCACACTAAACATGAACACGATGAACCCAATAATTGAAATTCCATTACTCACCATAATTACGTTTGCGCTAACAGCGGCGATAGTTTATCCCTTAAAGAAAATCCCGTTCATAAAGCAAATAATCGGCTGA
- a CDS encoding CBS domain-containing protein has translation MLKVRDIMCKKVITAKEDLSIQDAIQLLYDRHIGSVIVIDDEEKCRGIFTERDAIRIVAHKFALDQPLSSVMSKHVVSVTLDASFDEAKNLMLSHNIRHLPVTDATGKLIGMFSLRAFFDEIMGIKTPVPGTT, from the coding sequence ATGCTAAAAGTCCGAGATATAATGTGTAAAAAAGTTATAACAGCCAAAGAAGACCTAAGCATCCAAGATGCCATACAACTCCTCTATGATAGACATATCGGCTCAGTAATCGTTATTGATGATGAAGAAAAATGCAGAGGAATATTCACCGAGCGAGATGCCATACGAATTGTAGCGCACAAATTTGCGTTGGATCAGCCGTTAAGTAGTGTCATGAGCAAGCATGTCGTTTCAGTAACTCTTGATGCATCCTTCGATGAAGCCAAAAACCTCATGCTCTCGCATAACATACGGCACCTACCAGTAACGGATGCCACGGGAAAATTGATTGGGATGTTCTCTTTGCGTGCATTCTTCGACGAAATCATGGGTATCAAAACGCCAGTGCCAGGCACAACGTAA
- a CDS encoding glycosyltransferase, which produces MQLPPIKLDYLELMTDSTGVFQHAKYCIPKRNEGYTTDDNARALIVCTRYHRLQDDPRTVPLANVYLAFLNHMQKPEGNFHNYLSYERVYMDVDGSEDCLGRSLWACGCTINSILPRYMKLVAKEIFDKALPCVWKSTSLRLLAFSILGLSQYYRAYRVDDLKDSIERLANSLCETYNDQSKYDWRWFEPYLTYDNSRLPQALFEAYSITRNGRYLDVAKESTSFLLNTQMVDGNFMPIGNNGWYKRNGKRALYDQQPLEASAMVDTAVDAYFATHDESYLWVARTVFQWYLGKNSQKLMLYDPETAGCFDGITHNSVNMNQGAESSISYLLARLKLEELNIRAQGGEKPRDSSTALQINCFER; this is translated from the coding sequence GTGCAACTTCCGCCTATAAAGCTTGATTATCTTGAGTTAATGACGGATTCCACGGGTGTTTTTCAGCATGCGAAGTATTGTATTCCGAAACGAAACGAAGGCTACACAACAGACGACAACGCTCGCGCATTAATCGTTTGCACCAGATATCACCGTTTACAGGATGACCCACGGACAGTGCCGTTGGCGAACGTTTATTTGGCGTTCCTCAATCACATGCAGAAACCTGAAGGCAACTTCCACAATTACCTAAGTTACGAGCGGGTTTACATGGATGTTGATGGCTCGGAGGATTGCTTGGGGCGAAGCCTGTGGGCTTGCGGATGCACGATTAATTCTATTTTGCCTAGGTACATGAAGCTGGTTGCTAAGGAGATTTTTGATAAAGCTTTGCCATGCGTTTGGAAGTCAACTTCGCTTCGGTTGCTTGCTTTTTCGATTTTAGGGCTCTCACAGTACTACCGTGCGTATCGAGTGGACGATTTAAAAGATAGCATTGAAAGGCTGGCGAATTCTCTTTGTGAAACCTACAATGACCAATCAAAGTATGATTGGCGCTGGTTTGAACCTTACCTAACTTATGACAATTCTCGGTTGCCTCAAGCGCTCTTTGAGGCTTATTCAATCACCCGCAATGGCAGGTACTTGGATGTTGCTAAAGAGTCTACGAGTTTTCTGCTTAATACCCAAATGGTTGACGGCAATTTTATGCCGATTGGCAATAATGGCTGGTACAAGCGGAATGGGAAAAGAGCGCTTTATGACCAGCAACCACTGGAAGCGTCAGCGATGGTTGACACCGCCGTTGATGCCTATTTTGCCACGCATGATGAGAGCTACTTATGGGTGGCTAGAACTGTTTTTCAATGGTATCTGGGAAAAAATAGCCAGAAGTTAATGCTGTATGACCCTGAAACCGCTGGTTGCTTTGATGGAATAACCCACAACAGCGTAAACATGAATCAAGGGGCGGAATCATCCATTTCTTACCTTCTGGCACGACTGAAACTGGAAGAATTGAACATAAGAGCCCAGGGCGGAGAAAAACCAAGAGACAGTTCTACGGCTCTTCAAATTAACTGTTTTGAGAGATGA
- a CDS encoding PIN domain-containing protein, with product MIVGLDTNILCYALDPAYPEHAKVKNLLTNLSPENMVAINPTVLHEAYHTLVHYLEWTPEEAARRLLAMLKHPYIKFYNQTQKTSQIALHLATKHGLDGRDALIIANYVANKTPTLCTHDKPLLKLQKIAWKNTNLTLKDPLNQK from the coding sequence GTGATAGTTGGCTTAGACACCAATATCCTTTGCTATGCCCTTGACCCAGCGTATCCTGAGCATGCAAAAGTCAAAAACCTGTTAACTAACTTATCGCCAGAAAACATGGTTGCCATAAACCCAACCGTGCTCCATGAAGCCTACCACACGCTCGTTCACTATTTAGAATGGACGCCAGAAGAAGCTGCCAGACGTCTCTTGGCAATGCTAAAACACCCCTACATCAAATTTTACAACCAAACCCAAAAAACCAGTCAAATCGCTCTGCACCTTGCAACAAAACATGGCTTAGACGGCAGAGATGCGCTCATAATAGCCAACTACGTAGCAAACAAAACCCCAACACTATGTACCCATGACAAACCCCTGCTAAAACTACAAAAAATAGCATGGAAAAACACCAACTTAACCCTAAAAGACCCACTAAACCAAAAATAA
- a CDS encoding MraZ N-terminal domain containing protein, which translates to MEEQVTLKIDSKGRMCIPSEFREEIGDVVIMKKTAEGFLILPGKQENFIESFNKMITSEPKRKGKPKLATPEEMKSVWRTVK; encoded by the coding sequence GTGGAAGAGCAGGTTACTCTAAAAATTGACTCAAAAGGCAGAATGTGTATCCCTAGCGAGTTCCGAGAAGAAATCGGAGATGTTGTCATCATGAAGAAAACCGCTGAAGGTTTCCTTATTCTGCCTGGTAAGCAAGAGAATTTCATTGAATCCTTCAACAAAATGATAACTTCTGAGCCTAAACGCAAAGGTAAACCCAAACTTGCAACACCTGAAGAAATGAAGTCGGTTTGGAGAACCGTCAAGTGA
- a CDS encoding 2-isopropylmalate synthase, giving the protein MALFNRFPKKIKFLDTTLRDGEQTPGVSLVPETKLRIAQRLDELGVDFIEAGFAAVSEGELEAVKLIAKQGLKAQVYSAARGTKGDIDAVLKSGASGISMIIPTSDLHIECKLHKTRDDILNTTKELVAYAKKHGLTVEYLAEDATRSDFDYLTKVLQAAQEAGADRIVPCDTVGILTPDRSFEFYSKIVDQLEVPVGVHCHNDFGMAVANTIAALGAGAQEAHATINGLGERAGNASLEEIVVTLKALYKLDLNIKTELLYGTSQLVSRLTGIYVQPNKAIVGENAFTHESGIHTQGLLQNPLTYEPITPELVGRTRRLSPGKHSGSHAIRDSLQYMGIKPTDEQFKEIFQRIKDLGDKGKSVMDADVLAIAENVMGLSSKEKPIQLEEMTYVGGDKVTSTASVRLKVNDRTVWGTAVGVGPVDAAINAVRNAIAEVEPITLEQYMVKAITGGTDAMVEVVVRMRKGNRVVTAMGVREDIVKASMEAVISGMNVLKTDYNGKTPKQ; this is encoded by the coding sequence ATTGCTTTATTCAATCGCTTCCCTAAAAAAATAAAATTTTTAGACACCACCCTGCGTGATGGTGAACAAACACCCGGAGTATCACTTGTACCTGAAACCAAACTCAGAATAGCCCAGCGCCTAGACGAGCTCGGCGTAGACTTCATTGAGGCTGGTTTCGCGGCGGTTTCTGAGGGCGAACTTGAAGCCGTCAAACTAATCGCCAAGCAGGGCTTGAAAGCGCAAGTCTACAGTGCCGCAAGAGGTACCAAAGGGGACATCGATGCCGTACTCAAAAGCGGTGCTTCGGGCATCAGCATGATTATCCCAACCTCTGATTTGCACATCGAGTGCAAACTCCACAAGACACGAGACGACATACTAAACACCACCAAAGAACTCGTCGCATACGCCAAAAAACACGGCTTGACCGTAGAATACCTAGCTGAAGACGCAACACGCTCAGACTTTGACTACCTAACCAAAGTCCTCCAAGCCGCCCAAGAGGCAGGCGCAGACCGCATCGTCCCATGCGACACCGTAGGCATCCTCACACCCGACCGCTCGTTTGAATTCTACTCAAAAATAGTAGACCAACTTGAAGTCCCCGTCGGAGTTCACTGTCACAACGACTTCGGCATGGCAGTCGCCAACACAATCGCTGCACTAGGCGCAGGAGCACAAGAAGCACACGCAACCATAAACGGCTTGGGCGAACGCGCTGGAAACGCTTCCCTAGAAGAAATCGTAGTTACCCTAAAAGCACTCTACAAACTAGACCTAAACATAAAAACCGAACTCCTCTACGGCACCTCGCAACTGGTTTCACGCCTAACAGGCATCTATGTACAACCCAACAAAGCCATCGTCGGCGAAAACGCCTTCACACATGAATCAGGCATACACACCCAAGGACTACTCCAAAACCCCCTAACCTACGAACCCATCACACCAGAACTCGTAGGACGCACAAGACGCCTCTCACCCGGCAAACACTCAGGTTCACACGCCATACGAGACAGCCTCCAATACATGGGCATAAAACCCACAGACGAACAATTCAAAGAAATCTTCCAACGTATCAAAGACCTAGGCGACAAAGGCAAAAGCGTTATGGATGCCGACGTCCTCGCCATAGCAGAAAACGTCATGGGGCTCAGCAGCAAAGAAAAACCCATCCAACTTGAAGAAATGACATATGTGGGCGGCGACAAAGTCACCTCAACAGCCTCAGTACGCCTAAAAGTCAACGACAGAACAGTCTGGGGCACAGCAGTCGGCGTCGGACCAGTCGACGCAGCCATAAACGCGGTTAGAAACGCCATCGCAGAAGTCGAACCCATAACGCTAGAACAATACATGGTCAAAGCCATCACAGGCGGAACAGACGCCATGGTCGAAGTCGTCGTACGCATGCGCAAAGGCAACCGAGTCGTCACAGCCATGGGCGTACGCGAAGACATCGTAAAAGCAAGCATGGAAGCAGTCATAAGCGGCATGAACGTGCTCAAAACAGACTACAACGGCAAAACCCCAAAACAATAA